The nucleotide window TATAGGTGTCGTCCTGCCGGTAGCCGGCCCAGAAGGCGCGCAGGCGCCGGGCGTCGAAGCGGGTGAATTCCACCCGCGCGTCGGCTTCGCACCAGCTCGCCGCCTCATAGGCGTAGGAGGGCTGGAAGCGGCCCTTCACGTCGTTCTCGGCGGTGGCGCGCAGGATGCGGGCGAACTCCTCCGGCGGGTGCTCGATCTCGTCCGCCGGATAGTGGCTGATATAGAGGTCCGGCTTCAGCTCCAGCGCGGTATGGCCGGTGGAAATGGCGCCGGTGCGGTCCACGGCGGCGATGTAGCGGTCGATGAGGGGCCGGTGGCCGGGCACGTCCGCGGAGCCCACGGGGGTCCAGACATGCACCGTCATGGGGCCGTCGGACGGCGGCAGCGGGCCGTTCTCGTCCACGATCACCGGCGCGTTGTCATACCAGTTGCGCCCACCGAACAGCGGCAGGGCGAGGATCGCCACCTCGGCGAGATGGGCACGCAGCATCAGGCTCGCGCGCATCAGGATCCAGCCGGACATGAGCAGCAGGAGGGCGATGCACAGCGGCACCTTGATCTCGTGGGACAATGGCCAGTGGCTGGCGATGATCGCCGCCAGCATGATCTCCACGACGCCCACCGCAACCGTCGCCCGCCACAGGCGGAAGCGCACCACCAGGGCGGTGGCGATGCGCGCCACGCCGTCGATCAGGAAGGCGGCGCCGAACAGCAGCGACAGCGCCATGCCGTTGCGGTCCGGATAATCCAGGATGAAGACGCCCACGAAGACAAGGGCGCCGGCGCGTGCGAGGCACAGCGCCCGGCTCTGCGCCCCGCGCAGGGCGAAGACGGCGAGCAGGCTGAGCAGGCCCTCCAGCACGAACACGCCGCCGAATACCTGCGTCGCCACCGACATGGTGCCGTCCATGGCATCCAGCAGGATCAGGCAGGCGACACCGATGAAGGTGAGGGCGAGCACCAGCAGCACCCACCAGCGGTCACGCAGGGCTCGGGCTCCCACCAGGATGAACGCAAGCTGGACCATGAAGGACGGGCTTCACTCAGGAGAAAATCCCGGACTGAACCGGCCCGGGGCGCGACACGTTCGCATCGAAAAGGAGAAGGTGATTCCCGCCTGAAAGGAAAGCGCTTCCACTCCCGCCCAGACGAAGGACAACCCAAGGTCAGGCCGGCACCATGGGGCCGTCGCTCCCGCCGATGCAAGAGGCGGCACAGGAGGGGGCGATGCAGAGGGATGGGCCGCATCGGGCGACAGCCGCGCGGGCAGGGGTTAGGATACGCTCGGAACCCTCGGGGCACCTGGACGGTTGGCCTTCGAGACCTCGCGGACACGGAGACTAAAATGACCAATCCCCACATGGATCGCCTGAAGGCCGATGCATCGGGC belongs to Xanthobacter autotrophicus Py2 and includes:
- a CDS encoding conserved hypothetical membrane-bound protease (KEGG: gbe:GbCGDNIH1_1332 hypothetical membrane-bound protease), which encodes MVQLAFILVGARALRDRWWVLLVLALTFIGVACLILLDAMDGTMSVATQVFGGVFVLEGLLSLLAVFALRGAQSRALCLARAGALVFVGVFILDYPDRNGMALSLLFGAAFLIDGVARIATALVVRFRLWRATVAVGVVEIMLAAIIASHWPLSHEIKVPLCIALLLLMSGWILMRASLMLRAHLAEVAILALPLFGGRNWYDNAPVIVDENGPLPPSDGPMTVHVWTPVGSADVPGHRPLIDRYIAAVDRTGAISTGHTALELKPDLYISHYPADEIEHPPEEFARILRATAENDVKGRFQPSYAYEAASWCEADARVEFTRFDARRLRAFWAGYRQDDTYNLTNRNCSVVVAAALDSALEGVLASRMPWLRVATLLANPDVWAGAYIRSRAEAMSWTPGLVLDYASTLKRIIEPAPPPFAARLRDFVKRFSRPHPAPAGTAAARTSVSEP